Proteins encoded in a region of the Synechococcus sp. BIOS-U3-1 genome:
- a CDS encoding universal stress protein, with protein MFKNLLIADSGKGHVGEMINMLRDLPAFKAARINLLHVVPEQTMAATQQHWESAGSLLAGSVEKLGLNPQDVNSIIRQGDAKQTVLNVADELNVDLIVMGSRGLGRLRSILSNSASQYVFQLSTRPMLLVRDDLYIRHINRVLVTIDGTGVGDDALKLACEMVQEIPGGQLTGVHVARQDPTPSRGAAGKSDSYLDRAVQRARKLGVELKPLHVTDADIGKGVCFAAEKVNADLVVLASQDRRPLVARGLVDLDKLLGGSVSDYIRVHAPAPVLLVREPEQR; from the coding sequence GTGTTCAAGAACCTTCTGATCGCTGATTCAGGCAAAGGCCATGTCGGTGAAATGATCAACATGCTGCGCGACTTGCCCGCTTTCAAGGCAGCCAGAATCAACCTGCTGCATGTGGTCCCAGAACAGACCATGGCCGCGACACAACAGCACTGGGAAAGCGCAGGCAGTCTCCTGGCTGGATCCGTGGAGAAATTGGGGCTCAATCCACAGGATGTGAATTCAATCATTCGCCAGGGGGACGCCAAGCAGACCGTTCTCAATGTGGCGGACGAATTAAACGTGGACCTAATCGTGATGGGGTCCAGAGGCCTTGGCAGGCTTCGGTCAATCCTGTCCAACAGTGCCAGCCAGTACGTCTTCCAACTGTCGACGAGACCCATGTTGCTGGTTCGCGATGACCTTTACATCCGACATATCAATAGGGTCCTGGTCACGATCGATGGCACAGGAGTCGGCGACGACGCCCTCAAGCTGGCCTGCGAGATGGTTCAAGAGATTCCCGGAGGACAACTGACAGGCGTTCACGTAGCTCGCCAGGACCCCACCCCATCCCGAGGAGCAGCTGGCAAAAGCGACAGCTACCTCGACCGCGCTGTGCAGAGAGCTCGAAAACTTGGCGTTGAACTCAAACCTTTGCACGTGACTGACGCCGACATTGGCAAGGGTGTGTGTTTCGCAGCCGAGAAGGTCAACGCTGATCTGGTTGTGCTGGCCTCTCAGGATCGCCGGCCTCTGGTGGCAAGAGGACTGGTTGACCTCGACAAACTGCTCGGTGGTTCAGTCAGTGACTACATCCGAGTTCATGCCCCTGCCCCGGTACTTCTGGTAAGAGAGCCGGAGCAGAGGTGA
- a CDS encoding DNA-processing protein DprA: protein MRQLCFAAAETPQGFQDLWSWSLPRLRKEFGWPASVLSSFDRYRASHGLAPCIEVPIDVLLPCDPSWPACFEKLERPPLSIQWHGRRGLLPLLSSQQAVAVVGTRRPSSHGLRMADKLGRALAQAHWPVVSGLAEGIDAVAHRACLRAGGSPVAVLGTPLQRVYPTEHRSLQKEVGQVGLLMTELRDSERVTRSSFALRNRLLVAVTKAVVVVECPENSGALRSASMARSLGIPVWVVPGDALRASSQGSNALLQSGALPLNNTQDLIHQLGAGPCICSVEDGDSFALKSERPLIPNPVQTHLLKLVDDDFSFDEMVQALQFNPERVAAELLKLELQGLVVAQPGLRWRSL from the coding sequence ATGCGCCAGCTCTGTTTTGCTGCCGCTGAGACCCCTCAGGGTTTTCAGGACCTTTGGAGCTGGTCTCTGCCGAGATTGCGCAAGGAGTTCGGATGGCCGGCGTCGGTGCTGTCTTCGTTCGACCGTTATCGAGCAAGCCACGGCCTAGCACCTTGCATCGAGGTCCCCATCGATGTTCTGTTGCCTTGTGATCCTTCGTGGCCAGCTTGTTTTGAAAAGCTGGAGCGCCCGCCTTTGTCGATTCAGTGGCATGGACGTCGAGGCCTGTTGCCCTTGCTCTCGTCGCAACAGGCGGTTGCCGTGGTCGGAACGAGGAGGCCTTCCAGCCATGGGCTTCGGATGGCGGACAAGTTGGGTCGAGCCCTCGCCCAAGCCCACTGGCCAGTGGTCAGCGGTCTGGCTGAGGGTATTGATGCAGTTGCTCATCGAGCTTGTCTTCGGGCTGGTGGCAGTCCCGTCGCTGTTCTAGGAACTCCGCTACAGCGTGTTTATCCCACTGAACATCGCTCCTTGCAGAAGGAGGTCGGGCAGGTTGGCTTGCTGATGACTGAGCTCCGTGATTCCGAGAGGGTCACGCGATCCAGTTTTGCTCTGCGCAACCGCTTGCTCGTCGCTGTCACCAAGGCTGTAGTGGTGGTGGAGTGTCCAGAGAACAGTGGAGCGCTGCGATCGGCATCGATGGCGCGTTCTTTGGGCATCCCCGTCTGGGTTGTTCCAGGTGATGCTCTGCGTGCATCGTCTCAGGGAAGCAATGCGCTGCTTCAATCGGGGGCACTGCCTTTGAACAACACTCAGGATTTGATTCATCAACTTGGGGCAGGCCCGTGTATTTGTTCTGTTGAGGACGGTGATTCCTTCGCTTTGAAGTCAGAGAGACCACTGATCCCCAATCCTGTGCAGACCCACTTGCTGAAGTTGGTGGATGACGATTTCAGCTTCGATGAAATGGTTCAAGCACTGCAATTCAATCCTGAGCGTGTCGCTGCGGAGCTGCTGAAGCTTGAGCTCCAAGGTCTGGTCGTAGCGCAGCCAGGTCTGCGTTGGCGCTCGCTCTAG
- the prmC gene encoding peptide chain release factor N(5)-glutamine methyltransferase — protein MVSDPCSGQELLVWRRRQLLRGGRAVDLDWLLAMEANLSWAELQRLRILPESIAPLASTLQDLEKLWARHLQNHVPLQHLVGRCPWRDLDLQISPAALIPRQETELLIDFALDCLQDQQPPGCGSAGRWADLGTGSGALAIALARALPRWDGHAVDLSTAALELARINLNALTTSRTWHLHQGSWWDPLDQWWGQFNLVVANPPYIPSQVVDALDPLVRDHEPRQALCGGEDGLDCCKAILDRAPQALSPGGWLLLEHHHDQSDQVLGLMRSAGLVRSRARCDLSGVKRFAIARRPL, from the coding sequence ATGGTGTCCGACCCTTGTTCAGGACAGGAGTTGCTGGTCTGGCGCCGCCGACAGTTGCTGCGAGGCGGGCGGGCTGTGGATCTCGACTGGCTTCTGGCGATGGAGGCCAATTTGAGCTGGGCTGAACTTCAGCGGCTGCGAATCTTGCCTGAGTCAATCGCTCCTCTGGCCAGCACCCTGCAGGACCTGGAGAAGCTCTGGGCAAGACATCTTCAGAATCATGTTCCGTTGCAGCATCTCGTCGGACGCTGTCCATGGCGTGATCTTGACCTTCAGATCAGCCCAGCAGCGCTGATCCCGCGGCAGGAGACGGAACTTCTGATTGATTTCGCACTTGATTGTCTTCAAGATCAACAACCTCCTGGTTGCGGATCTGCGGGTCGCTGGGCTGATCTGGGAACAGGTAGCGGAGCGCTGGCGATTGCCCTCGCTCGTGCCCTTCCGCGATGGGACGGACATGCTGTGGATCTCAGCACTGCTGCTCTCGAATTGGCGCGGATCAACCTCAACGCCTTGACGACTTCTCGGACATGGCATTTGCATCAAGGATCTTGGTGGGATCCCCTCGATCAATGGTGGGGACAGTTCAACCTCGTTGTCGCCAATCCGCCTTATATCCCGTCCCAGGTTGTAGACGCTCTCGATCCCCTCGTACGCGACCACGAACCAAGACAGGCTCTGTGTGGAGGTGAGGACGGTTTGGATTGCTGTAAAGCGATTCTGGATCGGGCCCCTCAGGCACTCTCCCCAGGCGGATGGCTGCTGCTTGAGCATCATCATGATCAGAGTGATCAGGTGCTTGGCCTGATGAGATCTGCAGGACTCGTGCGTTCCAGAGCTCGCTGTGATCTCAGCGGCGTGAAGCGTTTTGCGATCGCCAGGCGCCCCCTTTGA
- a CDS encoding L-threonylcarbamoyladenylate synthase, which translates to MSAKQLALHLTGGGAALLPTDTLPALAASPDYAAQLWTLKQRPQDKPLILMAAQADQLLALTTEDARVDAEPLARRFWPGALTLVLPVEGCLTQSLNPGQGTLGMRIPACDLTRALLMQSGPLATTSANPSGAPPTQSAAEAADAFPDLPLLAPLPWPDPSGLASTVIAWTSSGYWQLLRQGAVMVDVIEKSPPCSG; encoded by the coding sequence ATGTCAGCCAAGCAGTTGGCACTGCATCTCACGGGTGGTGGAGCAGCTCTGCTGCCCACGGATACCTTGCCAGCACTTGCTGCTTCCCCCGATTATGCGGCACAGCTCTGGACTCTCAAGCAGCGTCCGCAGGACAAGCCTTTGATCCTGATGGCAGCTCAGGCTGATCAGTTACTAGCACTCACCACTGAAGACGCCAGGGTTGACGCTGAACCGCTGGCCCGTCGTTTCTGGCCAGGGGCACTCACCCTCGTGCTTCCCGTTGAGGGGTGTCTCACTCAGAGCCTCAACCCCGGTCAAGGAACCCTGGGAATGCGTATTCCAGCATGTGATTTGACCCGAGCCCTGCTGATGCAGAGCGGTCCACTGGCGACAACGAGTGCCAATCCTTCGGGCGCACCGCCAACTCAGAGCGCAGCCGAAGCCGCTGACGCTTTCCCGGATCTGCCGCTGCTGGCTCCTCTGCCTTGGCCTGATCCATCCGGTTTGGCGAGCACCGTGATTGCCTGGACATCTTCCGGATATTGGCAATTGCTCCGCCAGGGCGCTGTGATGGTTGATGTGATTGAGAAATCCCCCCCATGCTCTGGCTGA
- a CDS encoding response regulator transcription factor, translating to MTNFQLTPAEIGVLNLLLQGNSNRAIAEILVLSVRTVESHISRALGKTGCRSRLQLSLWWMQQVTEDKRMCASRIPSLPA from the coding sequence ATGACGAACTTTCAGCTCACACCAGCAGAAATTGGCGTGCTCAATCTTTTGCTGCAGGGCAATAGCAATCGTGCCATCGCTGAAATACTCGTTTTGAGCGTGCGCACCGTTGAAAGCCATATCAGCAGAGCCCTGGGGAAGACAGGTTGTCGTTCACGACTGCAGCTCAGCCTTTGGTGGATGCAGCAGGTCACGGAAGACAAGCGGATGTGCGCCAGTAGGATTCCCTCATTGCCGGCTTAG
- the minE gene encoding cell division topological specificity factor MinE gives MTLQDLIDKILRRQPASATTARERLQLVLAHDRSDLSPETLDQMRREIFEVVAKYVDIDLEEGDVSLETEDRVTALVANLPIRRSMATSSQE, from the coding sequence ATGACTTTGCAAGACCTGATCGACAAAATCCTGCGCCGTCAACCCGCTAGTGCAACCACAGCACGTGAACGCTTGCAGTTGGTTCTCGCCCACGATCGCAGTGACCTGAGCCCTGAAACTCTTGATCAGATGCGACGCGAAATTTTTGAAGTCGTGGCCAAATATGTGGACATAGATCTCGAGGAAGGCGATGTGAGCCTGGAGACCGAAGATCGTGTCACAGCACTGGTGGCCAATCTGCCGATCAGACGGTCAATGGCGACCAGCTCACAGGAGTGA
- the minD gene encoding septum site-determining protein MinD, producing MTNSRTILICSGKGGVGKTTLTANLGIALAGQGARTVVLDADFGLRNLDLLLGLENRIVFTAQEVLAETCRLDQALVKHKQEPNLALLPAGNPRMLEWLKPEDMQTIVGMLSERFDYVLIDCPAGIEDGFKNAVAAAKEAIVITTPEVSAVRDADRVIGLLNTQGVSPVQLVLNRVRPKMMANQEMLAVDDVTDILALPLLGLVLEDEQVIVSTNRGEPLTLNGHASPAAKAYGNIARRLQGEDIPLMDPAKSGRRGIRARVRQLMQTKIF from the coding sequence GTGACCAATTCGCGAACGATCCTGATCTGCTCGGGAAAGGGTGGCGTCGGCAAGACCACCCTCACTGCCAATCTCGGCATTGCGCTGGCCGGGCAAGGGGCTCGCACCGTGGTTCTGGATGCGGACTTCGGCCTCAGAAATCTCGATCTGCTGCTTGGCCTTGAAAATCGAATCGTGTTCACCGCTCAGGAGGTGCTGGCAGAAACCTGCCGGCTTGACCAGGCTCTGGTGAAGCACAAGCAAGAGCCGAACCTGGCACTACTGCCTGCAGGGAATCCGCGGATGCTCGAGTGGTTGAAACCTGAGGACATGCAAACCATTGTTGGAATGCTGTCGGAGCGTTTTGACTACGTTCTGATCGATTGCCCAGCAGGAATCGAAGACGGTTTCAAAAATGCCGTTGCAGCAGCAAAGGAAGCGATCGTGATCACAACTCCTGAAGTGTCGGCGGTTAGAGACGCAGATCGTGTGATCGGTTTGCTGAATACCCAAGGCGTCTCACCCGTTCAGCTCGTGCTGAACAGAGTGAGACCAAAAATGATGGCCAATCAGGAGATGTTGGCGGTCGACGACGTCACAGACATCCTGGCTTTACCGCTGCTGGGCCTGGTTCTTGAAGATGAGCAGGTGATTGTCAGCACCAACCGAGGTGAACCCTTAACACTCAATGGACATGCTTCCCCTGCTGCAAAGGCTTACGGGAACATCGCTCGGCGCCTCCAAGGGGAGGACATCCCCCTCATGGACCCTGCGAAGAGCGGACGACGCGGAATTCGCGCCAGGGTGCGCCAACTGATGCAAACCAAGATTTTCTGA
- a CDS encoding septum site-determining protein MinC: MTVEPTEQVPYCLRLPGFRSVAWQQWLPAQLPSIPPGAIDLDIGDWSLSCRDLDELLHALHQAGHEVQLVVTRCRDTLISTAALGLPVREASHDVHTSEARDDQPNETNTHADLTVHRGTLRSGDHIETRGHLLIIGDVNPGGSASAEGDVYVWGRLRGRAHAGSKGNCNARIVALQLRPLQLRIAELVARGPEEQPQPGLAEQACVLDGAISIEPASAPFFAQQT, encoded by the coding sequence ATGACCGTTGAACCAACAGAGCAGGTCCCGTACTGCCTCAGACTCCCGGGGTTCCGTTCCGTGGCTTGGCAGCAATGGCTGCCAGCACAGCTGCCATCCATCCCCCCAGGAGCCATCGATCTTGACATTGGAGACTGGAGCCTGAGCTGTCGCGATCTGGACGAACTGCTCCATGCGTTGCATCAAGCTGGCCACGAGGTTCAGTTGGTGGTCACGCGCTGCCGAGACACGTTGATCAGCACAGCAGCACTGGGTTTGCCTGTTCGAGAGGCCAGTCATGACGTCCACACCAGTGAAGCCAGGGATGATCAACCGAACGAGACCAACACCCACGCTGACCTCACCGTTCATCGAGGAACCTTGCGCTCCGGTGATCACATCGAAACTCGAGGTCACCTGCTGATCATTGGTGATGTAAACCCAGGGGGGTCGGCATCCGCTGAGGGAGATGTCTACGTCTGGGGACGCCTGCGAGGTCGAGCCCACGCTGGCAGCAAGGGAAACTGCAATGCCAGGATCGTGGCATTGCAGCTGAGACCACTTCAGTTGCGGATCGCGGAGCTTGTGGCGCGAGGTCCTGAAGAACAGCCCCAGCCAGGTCTCGCCGAGCAGGCTTGCGTTCTGGATGGTGCCATCTCCATCGAGCCAGCCAGTGCTCCCTTCTTCGCTCAGCAAACCTGA
- a CDS encoding HD domain-containing protein, with translation MGSRTYHDPLHRSISLDADQPAEAMVLALVDSAPFQRLRRIRQLGPAFLTFHGAESSRFTHSLGVFAIARRAMGRLIELDASLDKQKGVLYAAALLHDLGHAPLSHSGEEMFGTHHEQWSARVIREHPDIQGPLEQFASGTAASVADLLEHGRSERGVIKALVSSQLDCDRLDYLLRDSYSTGARYGQLDLDRILSAITLAPDGELAIHPKGLMAVEHYLVVRSLMYRSVYNHRLNVVCNWLLDQLIRQARLLGPSRIWADRTMQAWLWQTQELDLHSYLSNDDLRTGYHFQRWREEAPEPLADLCDRFLNRRLFKALDVSQMEASTQLEMLAKAQTYAAAAGLDPEMCCGLRHHQIRGYHPYRGGLRLWDGQSLQALEQCSPLVNSLAIPAASAWLIHPGEISTELNVAMASIR, from the coding sequence ATGGGCTCTCGCACCTATCACGACCCACTCCATCGCAGCATCAGCCTGGACGCCGATCAACCAGCGGAAGCCATGGTGCTTGCGCTGGTTGATTCAGCACCTTTTCAACGTCTTAGACGCATCCGCCAGCTCGGCCCAGCCTTTCTCACGTTCCACGGCGCCGAATCCAGTCGATTCACCCACTCGCTGGGTGTCTTTGCCATCGCGCGCCGAGCGATGGGCCGCCTAATTGAGCTCGATGCCTCCCTGGACAAACAAAAGGGTGTGCTTTATGCCGCCGCTCTGCTCCATGACCTTGGCCACGCACCTCTCAGCCATTCAGGCGAGGAGATGTTTGGCACGCACCACGAACAGTGGTCAGCTCGTGTGATCAGGGAACACCCTGACATTCAGGGCCCGCTCGAACAGTTTGCGTCAGGCACAGCTGCCTCGGTGGCCGATCTTCTGGAACATGGACGTAGCGAACGTGGCGTTATCAAGGCTCTAGTGAGCAGCCAGCTTGATTGTGATCGTCTGGATTACCTCTTACGCGACAGCTACAGCACAGGGGCCCGATATGGCCAGCTGGACCTAGATCGCATCCTCAGTGCGATCACCCTGGCACCCGATGGTGAATTGGCCATTCATCCGAAGGGATTAATGGCGGTGGAGCACTACCTGGTGGTCCGAAGCCTGATGTACCGCAGCGTTTACAACCACCGCCTCAATGTGGTTTGCAATTGGTTGCTGGATCAGTTGATCCGCCAAGCGCGACTGCTTGGCCCCAGTCGAATCTGGGCTGACCGAACCATGCAGGCATGGCTTTGGCAGACCCAGGAGCTCGACCTCCACAGTTATCTCTCCAACGACGACCTACGAACCGGCTATCACTTTCAGCGATGGAGGGAGGAAGCACCCGAGCCGCTTGCCGATCTCTGTGATCGATTTCTGAACAGGAGACTGTTTAAAGCTCTCGATGTCAGCCAGATGGAAGCATCAACGCAGTTGGAAATGCTGGCTAAAGCGCAGACCTATGCAGCTGCAGCAGGCCTCGACCCTGAGATGTGTTGTGGACTTCGACATCATCAGATCCGGGGATACCACCCCTATCGAGGTGGATTGCGCTTGTGGGATGGTCAAAGCCTTCAGGCGCTCGAACAGTGCTCGCCACTGGTGAACAGCCTCGCGATTCCTGCAGCGTCAGCCTGGTTGATTCACCCAGGAGAGATCTCAACCGAACTGAATGTGGCCATGGCCAGCATTCGCTAG
- the ctpZ gene encoding carboxyl-terminal processing protease CtpZ, with the protein MLPTVNGSSDRLRRLAFGLASAILIILIASPQALALNDAQQLVVESWRLVNQGYLDPEQFDRIRWKRLRQKALENTIDTSEDAYNAIEAMLLPLNDPYTRLLRPADYEVMKASNEGNLSGVGLQLGHRQDSNATVVIAPLEGSPAAEAGIVSGTEVLAVNGETVEMLGLETTAARLRGAVGTQVLLTVLTPQEEQQEITLERRNIDLRPVRTRRLRSDTHTLGYIRITQFSEGVPEQVREAINELSDKSVEGLVLDLRNNSGGLVSAGLAVADAFLDQQPIVETRNRSGIADPIQAGAEVLYSGPMVTLVNGGTASASEILAGALQDNERSLLLGSNTFGKGLIQTLTNLSDSSGLAVTVAGYVTPSGRDIQGEGITPDRILDGPEPLNPGGEGDRWLTDAELVLQSMIDQEASQAATDQIPITDDVEGEPLS; encoded by the coding sequence ATGTTGCCGACTGTTAACGGAAGCTCAGATCGTCTGCGACGTCTGGCTTTTGGTTTGGCGAGTGCCATTCTGATCATTCTGATTGCCAGCCCGCAGGCACTGGCACTGAACGATGCGCAGCAACTGGTGGTGGAAAGCTGGCGTCTTGTGAATCAGGGTTATCTGGACCCTGAGCAGTTCGACCGCATCCGCTGGAAACGTCTTCGCCAGAAAGCACTGGAAAACACGATTGATACCAGCGAAGACGCTTACAACGCCATCGAGGCGATGCTGCTGCCGCTCAACGACCCTTACACCCGGCTGCTGAGGCCTGCGGATTACGAGGTCATGAAGGCCAGCAACGAGGGGAACCTCAGCGGTGTTGGCCTTCAGCTGGGTCATCGCCAAGACAGCAATGCAACCGTAGTGATTGCTCCCTTGGAAGGATCTCCCGCAGCTGAGGCTGGCATCGTGAGTGGAACTGAAGTCTTGGCAGTGAATGGAGAAACTGTTGAGATGCTCGGCCTCGAAACGACCGCGGCACGTCTCCGGGGGGCGGTGGGAACCCAAGTGTTACTCACTGTGCTGACGCCGCAGGAAGAGCAGCAGGAAATCACTCTGGAACGACGCAATATCGACCTAAGACCCGTGCGGACAAGGAGGCTGCGCAGTGACACCCACACCCTCGGTTACATCCGGATCACGCAGTTCAGCGAGGGCGTGCCCGAACAAGTTCGAGAAGCCATCAACGAGTTATCCGACAAGAGCGTTGAGGGGCTAGTACTTGATCTACGCAACAACTCAGGGGGGCTGGTCAGTGCAGGACTCGCGGTTGCCGATGCATTCCTGGATCAGCAACCAATTGTGGAGACTCGAAATCGCAGCGGCATCGCCGATCCGATCCAGGCAGGAGCTGAAGTGCTTTACTCGGGACCGATGGTGACGCTGGTCAATGGAGGGACGGCAAGCGCCAGCGAAATTCTGGCTGGCGCTCTTCAGGACAATGAGCGATCGCTGCTGCTTGGGAGCAACACCTTCGGGAAAGGTCTGATTCAGACTCTGACCAACCTCAGCGACAGCAGTGGACTCGCCGTGACTGTGGCGGGATACGTCACCCCCAGCGGTCGAGACATTCAGGGCGAAGGCATCACTCCTGACAGGATCCTGGACGGACCGGAACCACTGAATCCCGGCGGAGAAGGTGATCGCTGGCTCACGGACGCCGAACTGGTGCTCCAGTCGATGATTGACCAGGAAGCCAGTCAAGCCGCTACAGATCAAATACCGATCACGGATGACGTGGAAGGGGAGCCGTTGAGCTGA
- the petB gene encoding cytochrome b6, with the protein MANSSPVYDWFQERLEIQDIADDISSKYVPPHVNIFYCLGGITLVCFLIQFATGFAMTFYYKPTVAEAYTSVQYLMTDVSFGWLIRSVHRWSASMMVLMLILHVFRVYLTGGFKRPRELTWVTGVTMAVITVSFGVTGYSLPWDQVGYWAVKIVSGVPAAIPVVGDFMVELLRGGESVGQSTLTRFYSLHTFVMPWLLAVFMLMHFLMIRKQGISGPL; encoded by the coding sequence ATGGCGAACTCCTCACCTGTCTACGACTGGTTCCAGGAACGTCTTGAAATTCAGGACATTGCTGACGACATCAGCAGCAAATACGTGCCTCCACACGTCAACATTTTTTACTGTCTCGGCGGAATCACCCTTGTGTGCTTCCTGATTCAGTTCGCGACAGGCTTCGCGATGACCTTCTACTACAAGCCGACGGTCGCTGAGGCTTACACCTCTGTTCAGTACTTGATGACGGATGTGAGTTTCGGCTGGTTGATTCGTTCGGTCCATCGCTGGAGCGCCTCGATGATGGTGCTGATGCTGATCCTTCACGTGTTCCGCGTCTACTTGACTGGTGGTTTCAAGCGTCCCCGTGAACTCACCTGGGTGACAGGTGTCACCATGGCCGTGATCACGGTTTCTTTTGGCGTTACGGGCTATTCCCTTCCCTGGGATCAGGTTGGCTACTGGGCTGTGAAGATCGTTTCAGGTGTACCTGCTGCAATTCCAGTGGTTGGAGACTTCATGGTTGAACTCCTTCGCGGCGGTGAGAGCGTTGGTCAGTCCACGCTGACTCGCTTTTACAGCCTTCACACCTTTGTGATGCCCTGGCTTCTGGCGGTCTTCATGCTGATGCACTTCCTGATGATCCGGAAGCAAGGCATTTCTGGTCCCTTGTGA
- the petD gene encoding cytochrome b6-f complex subunit IV, whose product MHILKKPDLSDPKMRAKLAKGMGHNYYGEPAWPNDLLYIFPVVILGTIACIVGLAVLDPAMLGDKADPFATPLEILPEWYLYPVFQILRVVPNKLLGIALQTLVPLGLMLVPFIESFNKFQNPFRRPVAMAVFLFGTATTIYLGIGAAMPIDKSLTLGLF is encoded by the coding sequence ATGCACATCCTCAAGAAGCCGGATCTGTCTGATCCCAAAATGCGCGCCAAGCTCGCTAAGGGCATGGGCCACAATTATTACGGCGAACCCGCCTGGCCTAACGACCTCCTCTACATTTTCCCGGTCGTGATCCTGGGCACAATTGCTTGCATTGTCGGGCTTGCCGTCTTGGATCCAGCCATGCTTGGCGACAAGGCAGATCCGTTCGCTACACCACTGGAGATTCTTCCTGAGTGGTACCTGTATCCCGTCTTTCAGATCCTGAGGGTCGTTCCTAACAAGCTTTTAGGAATCGCTCTTCAGACCCTTGTTCCTCTTGGTTTGATGCTCGTTCCGTTTATTGAGAGCTTCAACAAGTTCCAGAATCCTTTCCGTCGTCCTGTTGCGATGGCTGTGTTTCTGTTCGGAACAGCCACCACTATTTATCTCGGTATTGGTGCAGCAATGCCGATCGACAAATCGTTGACACTGGGCCTCTTCTGA